A region from the Osmerus eperlanus chromosome 11, fOsmEpe2.1, whole genome shotgun sequence genome encodes:
- the LOC134029292 gene encoding POU class 2 homeobox associating-factor 2-like has product MEADYSKRVYQGVRVKHTVKDLLAEKRSRQPNGQRYNGAAVSPTSFVQMPGSHIMPGYYGMRRPYISESDFGPSSKQFSSDMYSSSLGVKPLGCDPSGMSGYPPLIDSYYPETFGDYRSAAAFSGGGAIFPSSALSSLLQPFSGDSSHFLLRDSWEQTAAEPVPQGEGLCAEGLSSVSVPTSLPSPDPQGSPSQYRSPHRGSLLGPPAQPYSLHALEDSHYHHTSYPAPSAYPCAPYITAPSDMASKMPSEDPDSTMAPHGDTSSWCKEDSSSPWSPYELRRSY; this is encoded by the exons ATGGAAGCAG ACTATTCTAAGCGTGTGTACCAGGGTGTCCGAGTCAAGCACACAGTTAAAGACCTGCTGGCTGAAAAACGTTCCAGGCAACCTAATGGACAACGATATAAT GGAGCAGCAGTGTCTCCCACATCCTTTGTCCAGATGCCAG gtTCTCACATCATGCCTGGGTATTACGGGATGCGTCGTCCCTACATCTCTGAGTCAGACTTTGGTCCCTCTTCCAAGCAGTTCTCCTCAGACATGTATTCTTCCTCCTTGGGGGTCAAGCCCCTGGGTTGTGACCCCTCTGGCATGTCTGGCTACCCCCCCCTCATAGACAGCTACTACCCAGAGACCTTCGGAGACTACCGCAGTGCTGCAGCCTTCTCTGGAGGTGGCGCCATCTTCCCCtcttctgccctctcctccctgctccaacCCTTTTCTGGAGATTCCTCCCATTTCTTGTTG AGGGACTCGTGGGAGCAGACCGCAGCAGAGCCGGTTCCTCAAGGGGAGGGTTTGTGTGCTGAGGGTTTGTCCTCCGTCAGtgtccccacctccctgcccagccctgACCCCCAAGGGAGCCCATCCCAATACCGGTCCCCTCATCGTGGCTCTTTGCTGGGCCCACCCGCCCAGCCCTACTCCCTCCACGCACTGGAGGACTCCCACTACCACCACACCTCCTACCCAGCCCCATCCGCCTACCCCTGTGCCCCCTACATAACTGCACCCAGTGACATGGCTTCCAAGATGCCCTCGGAGGATCCAGACAGTACCATGGCCCCTCATGGCGACACTTCCTCCTGGTGTAAAGAGGACAGCAGCAGCCCCTGGTCCCCTTATGAGCTGCGGAGGTCCTACTGA